The following coding sequences are from one Candidatus Margulisiibacteriota bacterium window:
- a CDS encoding M23 family metallopeptidase: MNKKYTFLIIPHKSGKKPIEFNLNKWVIISTGILVTILILVFVGTVYYSAKMADISVKYTQMESRNRKILSQLTEYSEKTETLKNTLLGLKEKDQEIRKMLGLRPNTRFFPLTLKKKPLNTDDPLRSALNNILYNLRLVEEYSQAQNKSYDNLNSSVVSLKRDFDRMPSIWPLYGYIVAGFGYRLHPILGIVQMHTGIDIPTFWGAPIRVAASGDVISVGWDGGYGYAAIVDHHNGFRTIYAHLSKFLVKSGDSVKKGQLIALAGSTGLSTGPHLHYEVRYNNTPINPTRYLNLDIFKYSNMLRRAI, from the coding sequence GTGAACAAGAAATACACATTTCTTATTATACCGCATAAGTCGGGGAAAAAACCCATTGAATTTAATTTAAACAAATGGGTAATCATTTCTACCGGTATATTGGTTACCATACTTATTCTTGTTTTTGTTGGTACCGTTTATTATTCTGCCAAAATGGCCGATATTTCCGTAAAATATACCCAGATGGAAAGCCGCAACAGGAAGATACTTTCTCAGTTAACCGAGTATTCAGAAAAAACAGAAACTTTAAAAAATACCCTTCTTGGTTTGAAGGAAAAAGATCAGGAAATTCGTAAAATGCTGGGGTTAAGACCCAACACCAGGTTTTTTCCGTTAACTCTAAAAAAAAAGCCTCTGAATACTGATGATCCGCTGAGGTCTGCTCTTAATAATATTTTATATAACCTCAGGCTGGTTGAAGAATATTCTCAGGCGCAAAATAAAAGTTATGATAACCTTAATTCTTCTGTTGTATCCCTGAAACGTGATTTTGACCGTATGCCTTCAATCTGGCCTTTGTACGGATATATTGTGGCCGGTTTCGGTTACAGGCTGCATCCTATATTGGGTATAGTCCAGATGCATACAGGAATAGATATCCCAACATTTTGGGGCGCGCCTATTCGTGTGGCAGCATCCGGGGATGTTATTTCTGTAGGTTGGGACGGTGGCTATGGTTATGCGGCTATTGTGGATCATCATAATGGTTTCAGGACTATTTATGCGCATCTATCCAAGTTCCTGGTAAAAAGCGGAGATTCGGTTAAGAAGGGACAATTGATTGCGCTAGCCGGTTCCACAGGATTAAGCACAGGACCCCACCTGCATTATGAAGTCAGATACAATAATACCCCCATAAATCCTACACGTTATTTAAACCTGGATATTTTTAAATACTCCAATATGCTGAGAAGAGCTATTTAA
- a CDS encoding DNA polymerase III subunit alpha, whose amino-acid sequence MTKKTFIHLHVHSEYSLLDGAIMITDLLNKAKDLGMSAVALTDHGVMYGAVEFYSKAKAMGIKPIVGCEVYLAPRTRLDKDAKMDKSPAHLTLLVKNLTGYKNLLKLVSIAHLEGFFYKPRIDYETLSKYHEGLVCLSGCISGPVVRSLLVSNLEQAQKEIQYFKDLFGEDFYLEMQDHGLDEQKLVNKKLADLSKATKTPLVITNDAHYLNKEDAIIQDILLALQTGKTLKDNERLHFKTNEFYFKSQEEMYAEFKDLPEALAVTGEIADKCNLELTLGEHFLPLFTVPDKETPDSYLEKLAWEGLQNRYKTLTDAIKERFYFELSVIKKMGFASYFLIVSDLIHFAKNSGISVGPGRGSAAGSIIAYSLGITNINPLKFNLLFERFLNPDRISLPDIDIDFCIENRQRVIDYTKQKYGTDHVAQIITFGRMAARMAIRDVGRVLEVPLSEVDKVAKLVPFGLTIKEALEQSSELKQIYNAKTNIKELLDVACKLEGIARHTGIHAAGVVISKDPLMETVPMIEKDEQLVTMFPKDDLESVGLLKMDFLGLRNLTMIAKTIALIKQSQGKEIDIENIHMDDPDTYKTLSSGNSMGIFQLESQGMQILLKSLLPTVFEDIIALLALYRPGPLGSGMDKDFVNRKHGRQKVTYPIKELETILKDTYGTILYQEQVMQIASAVGGFSMSEADTLRKAMGKKKKEEMDKMQQKFINGAVAQGIAENKANSIFEMMAKFAEYGFNKSHSAAYAFITYQTAYLKTHYPIEFMAALISSNINDTDKVSLYIAEAKNLGIDVLPPDINESYNDFFIINNKILFGLQAIKNVGSNAIESIVNTRVKDGIFHSLIDFCIRVDLRLVNKRVIESLIKAGAFDVLGKRKGLLDILDDTVNEALKIQKVNENGQLNMFSTEEIHTIERDKNLKNEEFSQRELLKLEKEMLGVYVSGHPLQDYIEHIKSNHFKEIQNITEENSKIKMIGLLTSFKKRITKNKQTMLTGTVEDLTGTLPFVIFPDKYEQLADSLYEDRPYLISGIADSRNDQMQIIIDNVDDQFVQRVMPVKIFINIEQEQIDGVKTLLQQYTGNTPVYLEMDGYQILLNKKYWFNLRHLEELNLAFGNDSVKIMN is encoded by the coding sequence ATGACTAAAAAAACCTTCATCCATTTGCATGTGCATTCCGAATACAGCCTGCTGGACGGTGCCATTATGATTACCGATCTGCTGAACAAGGCTAAAGATCTGGGCATGTCCGCTGTTGCTCTGACAGACCATGGAGTTATGTATGGCGCAGTAGAGTTTTACAGCAAAGCAAAAGCTATGGGAATCAAACCGATTGTCGGTTGTGAAGTTTATCTTGCTCCGAGAACGAGGCTGGATAAAGACGCCAAAATGGATAAATCACCGGCTCACTTAACTTTACTGGTAAAAAATCTCACTGGTTATAAAAATTTACTAAAGCTCGTTTCCATTGCCCATCTTGAGGGTTTCTTTTATAAACCGAGGATTGATTACGAAACCCTGAGCAAATATCATGAAGGTCTGGTTTGCCTGAGCGGTTGCATCAGCGGCCCTGTAGTCAGAAGTCTGCTGGTTTCCAATCTGGAGCAGGCGCAAAAAGAAATCCAATACTTTAAAGATTTATTCGGAGAAGATTTTTATCTGGAAATGCAGGACCACGGCTTGGATGAGCAAAAGCTCGTTAATAAAAAACTGGCGGACCTGAGCAAGGCTACAAAAACTCCTCTGGTTATTACCAATGATGCTCACTATTTAAATAAAGAAGATGCCATTATCCAGGATATTTTATTGGCCCTGCAAACCGGAAAAACTCTGAAGGATAACGAACGTCTTCATTTTAAAACCAATGAATTTTATTTTAAAAGTCAGGAAGAAATGTATGCTGAGTTCAAAGATTTGCCTGAAGCTCTGGCAGTAACAGGAGAAATTGCAGACAAGTGTAACCTGGAATTAACTCTGGGCGAACATTTCCTGCCTCTATTTACGGTACCGGATAAGGAAACACCTGACAGTTATCTGGAAAAACTCGCCTGGGAAGGATTGCAAAACAGATACAAAACATTAACGGACGCGATTAAGGAACGGTTTTATTTCGAGCTCAGTGTAATAAAAAAAATGGGGTTTGCCTCTTATTTTTTGATTGTTTCGGACCTCATTCATTTTGCCAAAAACAGCGGTATCAGCGTAGGCCCTGGGCGTGGAAGCGCAGCAGGCAGTATCATTGCTTATTCGTTGGGAATCACCAATATTAATCCCCTCAAGTTCAACTTGCTCTTTGAAAGATTTTTGAATCCCGACCGTATCAGTCTGCCTGATATTGATATTGATTTCTGTATAGAAAATCGCCAGCGTGTTATTGATTATACAAAACAAAAATATGGTACGGACCATGTAGCTCAAATTATTACTTTCGGCCGGATGGCGGCACGTATGGCCATACGAGACGTAGGTCGCGTATTGGAAGTGCCTTTAAGCGAAGTGGACAAGGTGGCCAAACTCGTACCTTTCGGACTAACCATTAAAGAGGCGCTGGAGCAGTCTTCAGAGCTGAAACAAATTTATAATGCCAAAACCAATATTAAGGAACTGCTTGATGTAGCCTGTAAGCTGGAAGGAATTGCGCGGCATACAGGCATTCACGCGGCAGGAGTTGTCATTTCCAAGGACCCCTTGATGGAAACCGTGCCCATGATAGAAAAAGACGAACAGCTGGTTACCATGTTTCCCAAGGATGATTTGGAAAGTGTCGGCCTTTTAAAAATGGATTTCCTGGGATTACGCAACCTTACAATGATTGCCAAAACTATTGCTCTTATCAAACAAAGCCAAGGAAAAGAAATTGATATTGAAAATATTCATATGGATGACCCTGATACCTATAAAACACTAAGCAGTGGAAATTCTATGGGAATATTTCAGCTGGAAAGTCAGGGTATGCAAATTCTTCTCAAATCGTTACTTCCCACTGTCTTTGAAGACATCATTGCCCTATTGGCACTATACAGACCAGGACCTCTGGGCAGCGGCATGGACAAAGATTTTGTAAACCGCAAACATGGGAGGCAAAAAGTTACCTACCCCATAAAAGAACTGGAAACTATCCTAAAAGATACCTACGGGACAATACTTTATCAGGAACAGGTCATGCAAATTGCTTCTGCTGTAGGCGGTTTTTCCATGAGTGAAGCTGACACTCTGAGAAAAGCCATGGGTAAAAAGAAAAAAGAAGAAATGGATAAAATGCAGCAGAAATTTATCAATGGTGCCGTTGCTCAGGGAATTGCTGAAAATAAAGCCAACTCCATATTTGAGATGATGGCTAAATTTGCCGAATACGGATTTAATAAATCGCACAGTGCTGCTTATGCATTCATAACTTATCAAACAGCTTATTTAAAAACTCATTATCCCATAGAATTTATGGCCGCACTTATTTCCAGCAACATTAATGATACGGACAAGGTATCACTATACATTGCCGAAGCAAAAAACCTGGGAATTGATGTTCTGCCTCCGGACATCAACGAAAGTTATAATGATTTTTTTATTATCAACAATAAAATTCTTTTCGGATTACAAGCCATAAAAAATGTAGGCAGCAACGCTATCGAGTCGATTGTAAATACCCGTGTAAAAGACGGTATCTTTCATTCCCTGATAGATTTTTGTATCAGGGTAGACCTGCGGCTTGTGAATAAACGGGTAATTGAAAGCCTTATCAAAGCCGGGGCTTTTGATGTTCTTGGCAAAAGAAAAGGGCTGCTGGACATTCTGGATGACACAGTCAATGAAGCCTTAAAAATCCAGAAAGTAAATGAAAACGGCCAGCTGAATATGTTTTCCACAGAAGAAATTCACACTATAGAACGCGATAAAAATTTGAAGAATGAAGAATTTTCACAGAGAGAACTGCTCAAGCTGGAGAAAGAAATGCTTGGAGTGTATGTATCCGGTCATCCCTTACAGGATTATATTGAACATATAAAAAGCAATCATTTCAAAGAAATCCAGAATATAACAGAAGAAAACTCAAAAATCAAAATGATAGGCCTGCTTACCAGCTTTAAAAAAAGAATTACAAAAAACAAACAAACAATGCTCACGGGTACAGTGGAAGACCTTACCGGAACTCTTCCCTTTGTAATTTTTCCTGACAAATATGAACAACTGGCCGACAGCTTGTATGAAGACAGACCTTACCTTATTTCAGGCATAGCAGACTCCCGTAATGACCAGATGCAAATAATTATCGATAATGTTGACGATCAGTTTGTGCAACGCGTAATGCCGGTAAAAATATTTATCAATATCGAGCAGGAACAGATTGACGGTGTTAAAACACTTCTACAGCAATATACGGGCAATACCCCTGTTTATCTGGAAATGGACGGTTATCAAATATTACTGAATAAAAAGTACTGGTTTAATTTACGCCATCTGGAAGAATTAAACCTGGCCTTTGGGAACGATTCCGTTAAAATTATGAATTAA
- a CDS encoding response regulator gives MKKTILIVDDESTIRWILKVALEVKDFSIVEASSGEEGIAISKQIKPDLVIMDYKMPDMNGWQATAEIKKIHPEAIVIGHTGYASEQNIQEGFNSGCNEILRKPVDLEEWEKTISKYL, from the coding sequence ATGAAAAAAACGATCCTCATTGTTGATGATGAATCTACTATTCGCTGGATATTGAAAGTTGCCCTTGAGGTCAAAGATTTTTCCATAGTGGAAGCTTCTTCCGGAGAAGAAGGCATAGCGATTTCCAAACAGATAAAACCTGACCTGGTAATCATGGATTACAAAATGCCGGATATGAATGGCTGGCAGGCAACCGCTGAAATAAAAAAAATCCATCCTGAGGCAATTGTTATAGGGCATACGGGTTATGCCAGCGAACAGAATATTCAGGAGGGATTTAACAGCGGCTGCAATGAAATTTTACGTAAACCTGTAGATTTGGAAGAATGGGAAAAAACCATTTCCAAATATCTGTAG
- a CDS encoding HAMP domain-containing protein, translating to MLSFAFNLSVILGSFLLFILVYILVFFFRFLRKINVQDKDKDAALIQYQQNLFYVFISIFAITLVNFSIRTISSITFFEINIFYLQGVLALLYITAIFVNLNLLLDKKGFFPLITFIYAAIALPLTFFWLKTNIFEGFHPLIPNYLLVKLCKGLWIFTGIIFCLASSFLRKRKESNEIYREYYFGVNKLYIYYLLSQIISMFFTSTILDYGFAAELLFSIPNLFLMFILTETDFVSIQHYKKPYLYLKQRIIFRMIISLAVIIIISLELVNYATIFIVKAELVSAKKAAFFNISSQLKKDIINYYDDKKQELWGYINKTSESHSFYYLGISLFNDLQKIKGLKKVLIFNARGEPTLEISDNNLNFSYSSEKSEQYAPYIEECRAKGFRYSFDQTNKNLELTLLQFQVNKGIISKNAFIKENDISESMSSEIWEELKKNGIINNQGLLTEAFKPTDIQFKLPLQPKYEKYMQYVLGILRPITGFVIAFYEPANLYQLVKNYSFERNGEIQLYNSDYSLIYSSYFVDSFKEELNKGKYLEIQDKLPITSMIIVVKQPEADAFTGLQKAQYNSFFFTTLAIVTFLLIAFLFLRIIEKPLRALQEGAKIIGKGDLNHEILIKEKNEFYELAIAFNNMVNDLKKLQKEQLKKEQILSITQLSVGLNHEINNPVATIMMGSQLVLKLFEKIDLSNEQELRSKMEVIQNTAKQIHEESRRVAKIIKDIQHINEPIIEDYVDGIKMVKVKFD from the coding sequence ATGCTTTCTTTTGCTTTTAACTTATCTGTTATTTTAGGCAGCTTTTTACTTTTCATTCTCGTTTACATTCTTGTTTTCTTTTTTCGCTTTCTGAGAAAAATCAATGTTCAGGATAAAGATAAAGATGCTGCCCTGATCCAGTATCAACAGAACCTTTTTTATGTTTTCATCAGTATATTTGCAATTACTTTGGTTAATTTTTCCATAAGAACAATTTCTTCTATTACCTTTTTTGAGATAAACATCTTTTATTTACAGGGCGTTCTGGCCTTACTTTATATTACAGCTATTTTTGTGAATTTAAATTTATTGCTGGATAAAAAAGGCTTTTTTCCTCTCATTACTTTTATCTATGCGGCGATTGCTTTGCCACTTACCTTCTTCTGGCTAAAAACCAATATATTCGAAGGGTTTCATCCGTTAATACCCAATTATCTTCTGGTTAAGCTGTGCAAGGGATTATGGATATTTACCGGCATTATCTTCTGTCTGGCAAGTTCATTCCTGCGTAAAAGAAAAGAATCAAATGAAATTTACAGAGAATATTATTTCGGAGTGAACAAACTTTATATTTATTATCTGCTCAGCCAGATTATCTCAATGTTTTTCACTTCCACAATTCTGGATTATGGTTTTGCCGCTGAACTGTTGTTTTCTATCCCCAATCTTTTTCTTATGTTTATTCTTACTGAAACTGATTTTGTAAGCATTCAACATTACAAAAAACCCTATCTCTATTTAAAACAAAGAATAATTTTCAGAATGATTATTTCGCTTGCCGTTATAATTATTATCTCTTTGGAACTGGTAAATTATGCGACTATCTTTATTGTAAAAGCCGAGCTGGTTTCAGCTAAAAAGGCGGCGTTCTTCAATATCAGCTCGCAACTGAAAAAGGATATCATAAATTATTATGATGATAAAAAGCAGGAACTTTGGGGCTATATTAATAAAACTTCCGAATCGCATTCCTTTTACTATCTGGGGATTTCCCTGTTTAACGATTTGCAGAAAATAAAAGGACTGAAAAAAGTATTGATCTTTAATGCCCGGGGTGAGCCGACCCTTGAGATTTCCGATAATAACCTGAACTTCTCCTATAGCTCTGAAAAGTCAGAACAATATGCTCCTTATATTGAAGAATGCAGGGCAAAGGGGTTTCGTTATTCTTTTGACCAGACTAATAAAAATCTGGAACTGACCCTGCTCCAATTTCAGGTCAACAAAGGAATAATTTCAAAGAATGCCTTTATCAAAGAAAATGATATTTCAGAAAGTATGTCCAGTGAAATCTGGGAAGAATTGAAAAAAAACGGCATTATTAACAATCAAGGTTTGTTGACCGAAGCTTTTAAACCGACCGACATCCAATTCAAACTTCCGTTACAGCCCAAGTATGAGAAATATATGCAGTATGTTTTAGGCATTCTCCGGCCAATAACAGGTTTTGTTATCGCTTTTTATGAACCTGCTAATCTCTATCAGCTGGTTAAAAATTACAGTTTTGAAAGAAACGGTGAAATTCAGCTTTATAATTCCGATTACAGTTTAATATACTCATCCTATTTTGTTGATTCCTTTAAAGAAGAACTGAATAAAGGCAAGTATCTGGAAATTCAGGACAAACTACCGATAACTTCCATGATAATTGTAGTCAAGCAGCCGGAAGCGGACGCATTCACCGGATTGCAAAAAGCTCAGTACAATTCTTTTTTCTTTACAACCCTGGCTATAGTTACTTTTCTGCTGATAGCTTTTCTCTTTTTGAGGATCATTGAAAAACCGCTGAGAGCATTGCAGGAAGGAGCAAAAATAATCGGGAAGGGTGATCTGAACCATGAAATCCTGATTAAGGAAAAAAATGAATTTTATGAACTGGCTATCGCTTTCAATAACATGGTTAACGACCTGAAAAAGCTGCAAAAAGAACAATTAAAAAAAGAACAAATACTCTCTATAACGCAATTAAGCGTGGGTTTGAACCATGAGATAAACAACCCTGTAGCCACTATTATGATGGGGTCCCAGCTTGTATTAAAACTTTTTGAAAAAATAGACCTTTCCAATGAACAGGAACTGCGATCAAAGATGGAGGTAATCCAAAATACAGCCAAGCAAATTCATGAAGAGTCCAGACGGGTGGCTAAAATTATCAAGGATATCCAGCATATTAACGAACCTATAATAGAGGATTATGTTGACGGAATCAAAATGGTAAAGGTAAAATTTGATTAA
- a CDS encoding putative glycoside hydrolase has translation MLNKYLAFLIISLSFCLAEFNELQYIPGFLATTSKDINTVSENCKKLNLGPVSYEEYISGIINVPKNYIPILIITADKNIGYTLVSSCNNVNLPMYHMNYDPLEKVKVTALKNIDLTQWFNTCKKNLFISDGEPLTISIPQSVLNQLFNYAPTEGMTIQLPTSIPFISHKEHYPSKAERQKLKKPTLKGLHVTYDAINNLDKTKALIRNLKKNNLDTVVLDFKSFFYGVLHKYPSYKAFMESAVTQNVQYSKDLSEKIKMFKDENINVSFRIVVALDYYIEQKNPSMLLWNKQTNMPWRDNNKQPWLDMFCPETVQYFKKLASIACALNADEIQLDYVRFPAEGNTDIVYSRYSSAPHYKAIDNLLKQIMSVTDPALVSFSADIFGIVLWENKKTNIQLGQNILTFMRYTDEICPMIYPSHFYNGFEGIAKPGSEPYLFNKKGSDRFKNLVNRYPQYKVLTIPWIQAFPYKAPNYSPFYIQEEIRAVYDAKMDGFLAWNAANSYDILFKALEKKPAENNNSEKITSVSSSINH, from the coding sequence ATGCTTAATAAATACCTTGCTTTTTTAATTATTTCCCTGAGCTTTTGTCTGGCTGAATTCAATGAGCTGCAGTACATTCCCGGATTTTTGGCAACTACATCCAAAGATATAAATACTGTCTCGGAAAATTGTAAAAAACTCAATCTTGGCCCTGTTTCCTATGAGGAATATATTTCCGGAATTATAAATGTCCCCAAAAACTACATCCCTATCCTTATAATCACTGCGGATAAAAATATCGGTTATACACTGGTCTCCAGTTGTAATAATGTTAATCTGCCTATGTATCACATGAATTATGATCCACTGGAAAAAGTAAAAGTTACAGCCCTGAAAAATATAGATTTAACCCAATGGTTTAATACTTGTAAAAAAAATCTGTTCATAAGCGATGGGGAACCTTTAACCATTAGTATCCCGCAGTCCGTCCTCAACCAGCTATTTAATTACGCACCCACAGAAGGTATGACCATTCAGCTCCCGACCAGCATACCGTTTATCTCTCACAAGGAACATTACCCTTCCAAGGCCGAAAGACAAAAACTGAAAAAGCCGACCTTAAAAGGCTTACATGTTACTTATGACGCAATAAATAATTTGGATAAAACCAAAGCATTAATCCGTAATTTGAAAAAAAATAATCTGGATACTGTTGTGTTAGATTTCAAAAGTTTTTTTTATGGAGTATTACATAAATATCCGAGCTACAAGGCCTTTATGGAAAGCGCCGTTACACAGAACGTACAATACAGTAAAGATTTATCTGAAAAAATAAAAATGTTCAAGGACGAAAACATAAATGTTTCTTTTCGTATTGTAGTAGCTCTGGATTATTACATTGAACAAAAAAATCCCAGCATGCTTCTTTGGAACAAACAAACAAATATGCCCTGGCGCGATAATAACAAACAGCCCTGGCTGGATATGTTTTGTCCGGAAACAGTACAATATTTTAAAAAACTGGCAAGTATAGCCTGCGCGTTGAACGCCGATGAAATCCAGCTTGATTATGTTCGTTTTCCGGCTGAAGGTAATACTGATATAGTTTATTCCAGATATTCCTCGGCTCCACATTACAAAGCCATTGATAATCTGCTGAAACAAATTATGTCCGTAACCGATCCGGCGCTGGTAAGTTTTTCCGCGGATATTTTCGGTATAGTTTTATGGGAAAACAAAAAAACCAACATACAGCTGGGACAGAATATCTTAACTTTTATGCGGTATACGGATGAAATCTGCCCAATGATCTATCCTTCTCATTTTTATAACGGGTTTGAAGGAATAGCCAAGCCGGGCAGTGAACCTTATCTTTTCAATAAAAAAGGATCAGACCGGTTTAAGAACCTGGTCAACCGTTACCCGCAGTATAAGGTTTTAACGATACCCTGGATACAGGCCTTCCCTTATAAGGCTCCAAACTACAGCCCGTTTTATATTCAGGAAGAAATAAGGGCAGTTTATGACGCGAAAATGGATGGATTTCTAGCCTGGAACGCAGCTAACAGCTATGATATACTCTTTAAAGCCCTGGAGAAAAAGCCTGCTGAAAATAATAACTCTGAAAAAATAACATCCGTTAGTTCTTCCATTAATCACTAA
- the lgt gene encoding prolipoprotein diacylglyceryl transferase, whose translation MHMLIETWQHIPYYINPIAFDFLGLSVRWYSLMYLLAILTVTGLLYYRAKKENKKDYADHIYDFFNYSVVGIIVGARLGYVLFYGLDYFVVHPLEIFWPFDSGQFVGISGLSFHGGAIGFIFGLYLVSKKHNLNFYKLLNYIIRFIPLGYTFGRLGNFLNLELFGRQTKSFIGMYFPTDTSHLLRYPSQLFEALGEGLLLYLILFYCHKILKKDDILAPIYIICYASIRFYLEFLREPDPFQNLLFGVFSYGQILSIVMLGVGVVLIPIFRKNA comes from the coding sequence ATGCACATGCTTATCGAGACCTGGCAGCATATTCCTTACTATATCAATCCCATCGCCTTTGATTTCCTGGGATTAAGCGTCCGCTGGTACAGCCTGATGTATCTTCTTGCTATATTAACCGTAACGGGGTTGCTTTATTATCGTGCGAAAAAAGAAAACAAAAAGGACTATGCAGACCATATATACGATTTTTTTAATTATTCGGTTGTCGGAATAATTGTAGGAGCGCGTCTGGGTTATGTACTGTTTTATGGTTTAGATTATTTTGTCGTGCATCCCTTAGAAATATTCTGGCCTTTTGATTCAGGCCAGTTTGTGGGCATAAGCGGATTGTCCTTTCACGGAGGAGCAATCGGTTTTATTTTCGGATTATATCTGGTGAGTAAAAAACATAATCTGAATTTTTATAAGTTACTCAATTATATCATTAGGTTTATCCCCCTTGGTTATACTTTCGGAAGATTGGGAAACTTTTTAAATCTGGAACTTTTCGGCAGGCAAACCAAGTCATTTATCGGAATGTATTTCCCTACAGATACCAGCCATCTGTTGCGTTATCCCTCACAGTTATTTGAAGCGCTGGGAGAAGGGCTGCTGTTGTATCTGATCCTTTTTTATTGTCATAAGATCCTGAAAAAAGATGATATTCTGGCCCCAATATATATTATCTGTTATGCCTCAATACGTTTTTATCTGGAGTTCCTGCGGGAACCGGACCCTTTTCAAAATCTGCTTTTTGGGGTATTCTCTTATGGGCAAATCCTGTCGATAGTGATGTTAGGAGTAGGAGTAGTACTGATACCGATATTTAGAAAAAATGCTTAA
- a CDS encoding TatD family hydrolase, translating into MGYNIAMIDVHCHLDHPYLLPHLEKITKNPYLRILISSGIKPASWKANIDIQKKYPVNISLGFHPFFIESVATEELELLRESIKNNQVIAVGEIGLDYHKEQAMYRDYQKEVLLGQLKIAEEFQLPVIVHCRKAHDDFWKFIKGFDISCWIFHSFSGSQDDLKKALAINGYISYGFPVAYDNNVKRVEMLKITPLDRIVFETDAPYMKRTLEDAHETSFPSDIELVYNTSARILGMSLSDLKEQIFNNVKSIWNNLKEL; encoded by the coding sequence ATGGGTTATAATATTGCCATGATTGATGTTCATTGTCATTTGGACCACCCTTATCTTCTGCCTCATCTGGAGAAGATTACAAAAAATCCGTACCTGAGAATTTTAATATCATCAGGTATAAAACCTGCCTCCTGGAAAGCAAATATTGATATCCAAAAAAAGTACCCTGTAAATATCAGCCTGGGGTTTCATCCTTTTTTTATTGAAAGTGTGGCCACTGAAGAATTGGAACTTCTCAGGGAATCTATAAAAAATAATCAGGTTATAGCTGTAGGTGAGATAGGCCTGGATTATCATAAAGAACAGGCTATGTACCGGGATTACCAAAAAGAGGTGTTGCTTGGTCAGCTGAAAATCGCCGAGGAATTTCAGCTTCCGGTGATAGTTCACTGCCGCAAGGCCCATGACGATTTCTGGAAATTTATTAAAGGGTTCGATATCAGCTGCTGGATTTTTCATTCTTTTTCAGGCAGTCAGGATGACCTGAAAAAGGCGCTCGCCATAAACGGCTACATTTCCTACGGTTTCCCGGTGGCTTACGATAACAATGTCAAAAGGGTGGAAATGCTAAAAATTACACCACTGGATCGTATTGTTTTCGAAACTGACGCTCCTTATATGAAGCGAACCCTGGAAGACGCGCATGAAACTTCCTTCCCCTCCGATATTGAGCTCGTTTATAATACTTCGGCCAGAATTTTGGGGATGAGTTTGTCGGATTTAAAAGAACAGATTTTCAACAATGTGAAAAGCATATGGAACAATTTAAAAGAGTTATAG
- a CDS encoding tRNA threonylcarbamoyladenosine dehydratase produces the protein MEQFKRVIALLGKEGFEKIKQTTVLVIGTGGVGSFAIEALVRSGIGHLILIDNETYEPTNINRQWPANTKNIGKYKVDVIAAECKKINPEFIIETSKEKLTKNNYENVILSLTKRDIFALRQALGDSENLYVIEAIDDLKVKSLLIEWLYSNEIKFISSMGAANVTDITSIKYADLFKTHYCVLARIIRDELKKKNIRKGIPVVYSDQKRLDIHKGQKGSIMPVTAIFGLYLANWVMQEITN, from the coding sequence ATGGAACAATTTAAAAGAGTTATAGCCCTGCTTGGCAAAGAAGGATTTGAAAAAATCAAACAAACCACTGTTCTGGTGATCGGCACCGGAGGAGTGGGTTCCTTTGCCATAGAGGCTCTGGTCAGAAGCGGAATAGGTCATCTCATCCTTATTGATAACGAAACATATGAACCAACCAATATTAATCGTCAGTGGCCGGCAAACACAAAAAATATCGGCAAATATAAGGTTGACGTCATTGCCGCTGAATGTAAAAAAATCAATCCGGAATTTATTATAGAGACTTCTAAAGAGAAACTAACCAAAAATAATTACGAAAATGTCATACTGAGCTTGACGAAGCGTGACATTTTCGCCCTTCGTCAGGCTCTTGGCGACAGCGAGAATTTATATGTTATAGAAGCCATAGACGATCTCAAGGTAAAATCTCTGCTCATTGAATGGCTGTATTCCAATGAAATAAAATTTATCAGCAGTATGGGCGCGGCCAATGTTACAGATATAACCAGTATCAAATATGCGGACCTTTTTAAAACTCACTACTGTGTGCTGGCCAGAATAATCAGGGATGAACTGAAAAAGAAAAATATAAGAAAAGGAATCCCTGTTGTCTATTCGGACCAGAAACGCCTGGATATACACAAAGGGCAAAAAGGCTCCATTATGCCGGTTACCGCCATCTTCGGACTATATCTGGCAAATTGGGTTATGCAGGAAATAACTAATTAA